Proteins found in one Arachis stenosperma cultivar V10309 chromosome 8, arast.V10309.gnm1.PFL2, whole genome shotgun sequence genomic segment:
- the LOC130944120 gene encoding uncharacterized acetyltransferase At3g50280-like encodes MRSSGVVKRISECLVKPHLPNEESTQLCHLTPWDIVPLSIHYIQKGLLFTKPQNQPQDFTHNLLHNLKHSLSLTLLHFYPLAGRLVTHQTQDPPSYSVSLDCINSPGARFIHAILDLTVSDILSPVYVPPIVHSFFDLNKAVNHDGHAMPLLSVQVTELIDGVFIGCSMNHCVADGTSYWSFFNTWSEIFQSQAKGEDVNVVNISHRPIHKRWFPELINLPFKHHDEFICRYEAPKLRERIFHFTADSIAKLKAKANKDSSTNEISSFQSLSAHVWRSITRARSVPCDQRSSCIVVINNRTRMEPPLPQEYFGNSVNSVRAVATAGELSEHDLGWAAGKVHEAVANYNHRVVMDWLNQWVRSPAIHQTGRFIDPYSVVMSSSPRFNVYGNEFGMGKAVAVLSGYANKFDGKVTSYPGREGGGSIQLEVCLSPHTMSALESDQHFMDTVSVFNPLH; translated from the coding sequence ATGAGGAGCAGTGGAGTAGTTAAGCGCATTTCAGAATGCCTCGTGAAGCCACACCTCCCGAACGAGGAATCAACGCAGTTGTGCCACTTAACTCCGTGGGATATTGTCCCCTTGTCCATTCATTATATCCAGAAAGGCCTTCTTTTCACGAAACCACAAAACCAGCCACAAGATTTCACCCATAATCTGTTGCATAATCTGAAGCATTCCCTCTCTCTTACCCTTCTCCATTTCTATCCACTTGCAGGCCGCCTTGTGACTCACCAAACCCAAGACCCTCCCTCTTATTCTGTCTCTCTTGATTGCATCAACTCTCCAGGAGCAAGATTCATCCATGCAATCTTAGACCTCACCGTATCCGATATCCTCTCTCCTGTCTATGTCCCCCCCATTGTTCACTCGTTCTTCGACCTCAACAAAGCAGTCAACCATGACGGTCACGCCATGCCTCTCTTGTCTGTCCAAGTCACTGAGCTAATCGATGGTGTTTTCATAGGCTGTTCCATGAACCACTGTGTCGCTGATGGCACTTCTTATTGGAGCTTCTTCAACACGTGGTCTGAGATATTTCAATCTCAAGCCAAAGGGGAAGATGTTAATGTTGTCAACATTTCTCACCGACCAATCCACAAGCGCTGGTTTCCAGAGTTAATTAATCTTCCCTTCAAACACCATGACGAGTTTATCTGCAGATACGAAGCACCCAAGCTGAGAGAGAGGATCTTCCACTTCACAGCTGATTCTATCGCGAAACTCAAAGCCAAAGCCAACAAAGATTCCAGCACCAACGAAATCTCTTCGTTCCAGTCATTGTCAGCTCACGTTTGGAGAAGCATAACACGTGCTCGCAGCGTGCCGTGTGATCAAAGAAGCAGTTGCATAGTGGTTATAAACAACAGAACGAGAATGGAACCACCTCTGCCGCAAGAGTACTTCGGAAACTCAGTTAACTCTGTGAGAGCGGTTGCAACAGCAGGGGAGCTGAGTGAGCATGATCTGGGTTGGGCAGCGGGTAAGGTGCACGAAGCTGTCGCAAACTACAACCACAGAGTGGTGATGGATTGGCTCAACCAGTGGGTGCGATCCCCTGCTATTCATCAAACCGGTCGCTTTATTGATCCGTACAGTGTGGTGATGAGCAGTTCTCCAAGGTTCAATGTTTATGGGAATGAATTTGGAATGGGGAAAGCCGTGGCGGTTCTGAGTGGATATGCCAACAAGTTTGACGGCAAGGTGACGTCATATCCTGGCCGCGAAGGTGGGGGAAGCATTCAATTGGAAGTGTGTCTTTCTCCTCATACGATGAGCGCCTTGGAATCTGACCAACACTTCATGGATACGGTTTCTGTGTTCAATCCCCTCCACTAG
- the LOC130946708 gene encoding polyadenylate-binding protein 8-like — protein MAQVQVSPNANGDSAAAAAFVPNQSVMTSLYVGDLDRNVKDPQLYDLFNQIGQVVSARVCRDLATQQSLGYGYVNFSNPQDAARALDVLNFTPLNNKPIRIMYSHRDPSSRTSGAANIFIKNLDKSIDHKALHDTFSSFGTILSCKIATDPSGQSKGFGFVQFEKEESAQNAIDKLNGMLINDKQVYVGHFQRKQDRESVLSANTKFSNVYVKNLSESMSDDNLKKIFGEYGTITSAVVMRDLDGKSKCFGFVNFENADDAAKAVEALNGKKFDDKEWYVGKAQKKSERELALKERFEQSMKEAADKYQGANLYLKNLDDSIDDVKLRELFSDFGTITSCKVMRDPHGVSRGSGFVAFSSPEEATRALGEMKGKLISGKPLYVALAQRKEERRAKLQAQFSQMTHVSMAPSVAPHLPLYPPRAMGLGHPFLYGQAPPAVLPQAGFGYQQQLVPGMRPGAPMPSFFVPVVQQGQQGQHPGVRRGTGPVQQPQQPVPMMQQQMLPRGRGHRYPGGRNMQEVPMLAVNYDMGALPIRDAMGQPMPIQALATALANAPPGQQRTMLGEALYPLVDKLEHDAAAKVTGMLLEMDQPEVLHLIESPDALKAKVAEAMDVLKNVAQQQTNAPADQLASLSLNENLVS, from the exons ATGGCACAAGTTCAGGTGAGCCCCAATGCGAACGGTGATTCCGCCGCCGCCGCTGCTTTTGTCCCGAACCAGTCAGTGATGACGTCACTGTACGTTGGAGATCTCGACCGCAACGTCAAGGATCCGCAGCTCTACGATCTCTTCAACCAGATCGGCCAGGTCGTCTCCGCTCGCGTCTGCAGGGACTTGGCCACCCAGCAATCCCTCGGTTACGGTTACGTCAATTTCAGTAACCCTCAAGACG CGGCAAGAGCATTGGATGTGTTGAATTTCACTCCGCTGAACAACAAACCGATTAGGATCATGTATTCTCATCGGGACCCTAGCTCCCGCACTAGCGGCGCTGCTAATATATTTATCAAG AATTTGGATAAGTCGATTGATCATAAGGCTCTGCATGATACTTTTTCCTCTTTTGGGACTATTCTTTCTTGCAAGATAGCCACAGATCCTTCTGGCCAGTCAAAAGGATTTGGCTTTGTGCAATTTGAGAAGGAAGAGTCTGCTCAaaatgccattgacaagttgaATGGAATGCTGATAAATGATAAACAGGTTTACGTGGGGCATTTTCAAAGAAAGCAGGATAGAGAGAGTGTCTTAAGCGCCAATACAAAATTTAGTAATGTGTATGTAAAGAACCTGTCAGAGTCCATGTCGGATGATAACTTGAAGAAAATTTTTGGGGAGTATGGGACAATTACTAGTGCTGTAGTGATGAGAGATTTAGACGGTAAATCGAAATGTTTTGGTTTTGTCAATTTTGAAAATGCTGATGATGCTGCTAAAGCTGTTGAGGCACTCAATGGAAAGAAATTTGATGATAAGGAGTGGTACGTTGGGAAAGCCCAGAAGAAATCCGAAAGGGAGCTTGCCCTGAAGGAGCGATTTGAGCAGAGTATGAAGGAAGCTGCTGACAAATATCAAGGTGCTAACTTGTATCTCAAGAACTTGGATGATAGCATCGATGATGTAAAGCTCAGGGAACTCTTCTCAGATTTTGGTACAATAACTTCATGCAAG GTTATGCGTGATCCACATGGAGTCAGTAGAGGGTCTGGGTTTGTTGCATTTTCATCTCCTGAGGAAGCTACTCGAGCT CTCGGAGAAATGAAAGGGAAATTGATTTCTGGCAAACCTCTCTATGTTGCCCTTGCacagagaaaagaagaaagaagagccAAGTTGCAG GCCCAGTTTTCTCAAATGACGCACGTATCAATGGCTCCTTCTGTTGCACCTCATCTCCCGCTCTATCCTCCAAGGGCCATGGGTCTTGGACATCCATTTTTGTATGGGCAGGCACCTCCAGCTGTCCTTCCTCAA GCTGGATTTGGTTATCAGCAGCAACTTGTGCCTGGGATGAGGCCAGGGGCTCCAATGCCAAGTTTCTTTGTTCCAGTGGTTCAGCAGGGTCAACAAGGGCAGCACCCAGGTGTCCGTCGAGGAACAGGTCCTGTGCAACAACCACAGCAGCCAGTGccgatgatgcagcagcag ATGCTTCCAAGGGGACGTGGCCATCGTTATCCAGGTGGTCGCAACATGCAGGAGGTTCCAATGCTTGCAGTCAACTATGACATGGGAGCTCTGCCCATCCGGGATGCGATGGGACAACCAATGCCCATTCAGGCCTTGGCTACCGCCCTTGCAAATGCTCCTCCAGGACAGCAGAGGACT ATGCTTGGTGAAGCTTTATACCCACTTGTTGATAAGCTGGAACATGATGCTGCAGCAAAGGTTACAGGCATGCTTTTGGAGATGGACCAGCCTGAAGTGTTGCATCTGATTGAGTCACCCGATGCTCTCAAGGCGAAAGTTGCCGAGGCCATGGACGTGTTGAAAAATGTTGCTCAGCAGCAAACCAATGCCCCAGCTGATCAACTCGCCTCCCTCTCTCTCAATGAGAATCTTGTCTCTTAG